A stretch of the Epinephelus fuscoguttatus linkage group LG2, E.fuscoguttatus.final_Chr_v1 genome encodes the following:
- the LOC125899546 gene encoding tyrosinase-like, which yields MLLSLHWFWLVLWLSLRAVEAQFPRPCTTPEALQARTCCPLWNGSPCGFSSGRGVCAPHPARDLPKPVDYRVSWPRAFYDSVCTCWGNYDGFDCGQCLPGWRGPQCQQRHHVERKEITDLTDPERETFLSSLHLAKQSPSSRYMILTSNDTTVDGNYAFHNTSVYNLYVWMHYYSAKSYAGSENNAAHRGPAFTFWHRVFLLFIEREIRELTGNQDFYIPYWDWTRSNHCNICTNKYFGGVGQDGRIDSASLFSKWETICPFQQSLGIICIHSDASDPTHLIRNPGRDPMYKTLPTAEDIEDTMATPVFDTPPFDITSRRGFRNKLEGFEIPNDSRHLNASMHNLVHRYLNGTMSLVPTAANDPIFMLHHSFIDKLLERWLQDHSTASYPDSDEVHPAQRAQAYMAPFFPLRTNNYYWGRDTYSLGYS from the exons ATGCTGCTGTCGCTGCACTGGTTCTGGCTGGTCCTTTGGCTATCTCTGAGAGCAGTGGAGGCCCAGTTTCCACGTCCCTGTACCACACCAGAGGCTCTGCAGGCCCGGACGTGTTGCCCCCTCTGGAATGGCTCTCCTTGTGGGTTCAGCTCAGGTAGAGGAGTATGTGCACCACATCCTGCAAGAGACCTTCCAAAACCAGTGGACTACAGGGTGAGCTGGCCTCGTGCCTTTTATGATTCAGTGTGTACATGCTGGGGAAACTATGATGGATTCGACTGTGGTCAGTGCCTCCCAGGCTGGAGAGGACCCCAGTGTCAGCAACGGCACCATGTTGAGAGGAAAGAGATAACAGATCTGACTGATCCTGAGAGAGAGACGTTCCTCTCAAGCCTTCACCTGGCGAAACAGAGCCCCAGCAGCCGATATATGATCCTTACAAGCAACGACACGACAGTGGATGGGAACTATGCATTTCACAACACAAGTGTGTACAATCTGTACGTATGGATGCACTACTACTCTGCCAAGAGCTACGCTGGTTCTGAAAATAATGCTGCACACCGAGGTCCTGCTTTCACCTTCTGGCACCGAGTGTTTCTACTCTTCATCGAGAGAGAGATTAGGGAGCTCACTGGGAACCAGGACTTCTACATCCCATACTGGGACTGGACCAGAAGCAACCATTGCAACATCTGCACCAACAAGTACTTTGGGGGAGTTGGCCAAGATGGTCGTATAGACAGTGCTTCTCTTTTCTCAAAATGGGAGACAATATGTCCATTTCAGCAAAGTCTTGGCATAATCTGCATTCACTCTGATGCATCCGATCCTACACATCTGATCCGCAACCCTGGAAGGGATCCAATGTACAAAACACTACCAACCGCCGAGGACATTGAAGACACAATGGCAACACCCGTTTTTGACACCCCTCCATTTGACATAACATCTCGGAGAGGCTTCAGGAACAAGCTAGAAG GTTTTGAGATTCCCAATGATTCCCGACACCTGAATGCCTCTATGCACAACCTGGTCCACAGATATCTCAATGGCACCATGTCTCTGGTGCCCACTGCAGCCAATGACCCCATCTTTATGCTACATCACAGCTTCATTGACAA GCTTCTTGAGAGGTGGTTGCAGGACCACAGTACAGCGAGCTACCCTGACAGTGACGAGGTCCATCCAGCCCAGAGAGCGCAGGCCTACATGGCTCCTTTCTTCCCTCTTCGCACCAACAACTACTACTGGGGCAGAGACACCTACAGCCTGGGTTACAGC